In Trifolium pratense cultivar HEN17-A07 linkage group LG7, ARS_RC_1.1, whole genome shotgun sequence, a genomic segment contains:
- the LOC123898366 gene encoding trihelix transcription factor ASIL2-like: protein MPDFHDSLSPPPPPPPSSRPIPVREDCWSEEASSTLVDAWGNRYLELNRGNLRQKDWQDVADAVNALHGHTKKTHRTDVQCKNRIDTIKKKYKIEKARVSNSNGVFSSPWPFYDRLDLLIGPNFNTKKSSSSPSPSPPVALPLVPHRKFSNSPNAISVTPAAVALPQKRSLATVMDDGYFRRNYSAVAAAAAAAEADEDEDEEDEEEEVEEEEEEVEVEEEEGRGSEVDEGDKGREGMKRLAKAIEKFGEMYERVEGQKLRQMVDLEKQRMEFAKDIEVQRMQMFMDTQVQMERIKRGKRSGSNDMYS, encoded by the coding sequence ATGCCGGATTTTCACGATTCTCtctctccaccaccaccaccaccgccgTCGTCTCGCCCTATCCCCGTTCGCGAGGATTGTTGGTCAGAAGAAGCTTCTTCTACTCTCGTTGATGCATGGGGTAATCGTTATCTTGAACTCAACCGTGGTAATCTTCGTCAGAAAGATTGGCAAGATGTTGCTGATGCTGTTAACGCTCTTCATGGTCATACTAAGAAAACTCATCGCACCGATGTTCAGTGTAAGAATCGAATTGATACtattaagaaaaagtataaGATCGAGAAAGCTAGGGTTTCCAATTCCAATGGTGTTTTTTCATCGCCTTGGCCTTTTTATGATCGATTAGATTTATTGATTGGTCCTAATTTCAATACCAAgaaatcttcttcttctccatcACCTTCTCCACCTGTTGCTCTTCCTTTGGTTCCTCATCGGAAATTTTCTAATTCGCCGAATGCGATTTCTGTTACTCCGGCTGCTGTTGCTCTTCCTCAGAAGAGGTCACTTGCGACGGTGATGGATGATGGTTATTTTAGGAGGAATTATTCTGCTGTTGCTGCTGCGGCTGCTGCTGCGGAGGCtgatgaagatgaggatgaggaggatgaagaggaggaagttgaggaggaggaggaggaggttgAGGTTGAGGAGGAAGAAGGGAGGGGAAGTGAAGTTGATGAAGGGGATAAAGGGAGGGAAGGGATGAAGAGGTTGGCTAAGGCTATTGAGAAATTTGGTGAAATGTATGAGAGAGTTGAGGGACAGAAACTGAGGCAGATGGTGGATTTGGAGAAACAAAGGATGGAGTTTGCTAAAGATATTGAAGTGCAGAGGATGCAGATGTTTATGGATACACAAGTTCAGATGGAGAGAATCAAGCGTGGGAAGCGTTCTGGGTCTAATG